Genomic window (Oryzias latipes chromosome 17, ASM223467v1):
TcagattaattaattaattttgaaACAAACGTTTTTAACTGCAAGTATGACCCTGACTTGCTGTATTTGaagtccctctccgatcatGGGGTAACCCTGCCGCTGCCCCcaccccattgctgagagctctctgtttacacactgacacccccaacctattactggtgaaacaaaaatggcgagcaatattggagctatccagccgtacagtttcaATCCAGATTCCAActtaaatgaggaaaacaaagactttcatctatgtgtctgcaagtggatgcatcagactgGAGCACAGCAGGAAGCCAGTGGCTCCGCCCAGCCTATTtactacatcacaaatacaatcttttttcaaacggtatttttttgtttgctctagattcacaacattttgcataaaaaatacaaagaaatggaATTTTGATCCTAATTGCCTttaaaatatgtcctccatcatcagaaaaggcTACACGAACATGTTAAAGGCACCATTTTCACCAGAGTGTCTTCAACAAACAACtccttaaaatattttattacatgcattaaaaaaaaatttaaagtgaGTTTTCCTGAAATGTCTTCAACAGCTGATGAGctgatttgtgtgcagcagAAAATTAAGGCATTTAGTTATTACTGGCTGCACAATTAAGcaccaacagtttttttttatttggttcgTTTATACATCTGAGTAATTTGAAGGTTTATGAGGCAGCAGATAGTGGTGCAAAAGTATACATCCACTTAATAACCAGCTGtgaaattcaattaaaaagcaGCTgacttcaaattttttttttaagcaatgcttttactttttttttaattttgtagaTTTTCAGTTAAATACAAACTTTATCAACGGAAAAATTTGCAGATAAAACATATCTAGAATGAAGACATTCAAGTAAACCTGCAGTCGATTTTACCGGGCTGTAAATATGTGACTGCAGTGGTTTGACTTCattgtgttttattcttttctgcgggaaaaaaaaaggaaaaaaaaggaaagactcAGCAGCAGCTGGCTTATCATATTTTGCCACGCTGAAAGGAGGAGGCTGTGAGGTTTTTACACTTCAGCCTCCTGGGGCAGTAAAAAAAGATGACTTACAGCCATTTGCTTTACTGTCCCTGCAAAGGGCCAACCTCATCATGGTCAGCTCCACCGCCCTTCCCCCTCATCCTTGAGTTAACTGCCTGTCCACACCAGAATGAGCTGGCTGTAAACCACACCAGGtctattaattaattaatgtaCCCTAACTGCAAGGCTGGCTCCCTCCTTTGTGGAGGAGCAGTTCTCGACGAGCTACAGGGGTGAATTCTGGGGGTTTGGTTCCTGCGGTGTTGTAGCAGAAAAGGCAACAGATAAAGAAGCAGATAGCTTTGGATTGGAGGAAAGCGGCGGCACTGCTCCCACCATTAATCACCTGAAGGGCCATTGTGGTCTTGTCCTGCATACGGCGCCAGTGCAAGCAGACACACAAGCAGAGAACGaagaagaaggaggaagaggaggagacggGACAGGGTGCTGTGAGAGAATGGTTGGGGAGCAGCCCGTGTGCCCACCTCAGCTTCTGCTTCGGGGCTGGGGAACAGTGCTGCTGTCCCAGTGCTTGCCCTCCGTCTTCTCCCAGATCCCGGATCCTGAGGTAAGAGCGCGTCATGTCCTCCACAGGTTGCTCTCAGAAACACCTTGAAGGTTTCTCCATGATGGATGCAGAGGTTTTGATCTCTTGAAGGGACCCAGTGACAGTTTGATATCTAGTTGTGAGAATTGTGGCTCTCCTTTCTGTGAAGACTCTGTGTTGTTACCTGATGGATTATGTAATGTTTTATGGACAAAGAAGCCACAATCGgccgtttttttccccctcctcttTTATTTCGTACTTTTGGGACCAAATGAATAGacataaacctaaaaaaactcagctttactctttttttttccttctgaccTGAGGAAGTTTATTATAGTGGCTAGAGTTAGCTGACGAGCATTTACCATATCATgatagaatataaaaaaataaaaaaacagccatCACATTGGGAAAAAGACTAGAAAAGTAAATTGCTAACGCCTATAAGAATAAGGCACCAGATGAGGAATAATATTAATGCATACATAACCTTGTTTGCCAAGGGGTTATCCACACCCACCGAGCTtgtgtggcaaaaaaaaagctctttgtaGAAGATAACAGAAAGCCCGAGAAACGTCTGGAGACACCACCATGACTGCTCACATGTCGACTCCTCAAAAGGGAACTGTGGAAGCTTCAGCGTGTGATGAAGCAGACACAAGAAATTATCTGTTTTTAGTCCAAATGTATTGCAGATGTCATCAATTtatgtttgattaaaaacagtttgtgaacTAAAATGTTTAGGCATTCTGCATCCTGCAGGCATGACATGCTATTTTAATGTGGTAAACTGTGTGCAGGGACCACAAACtctgaatgtttttcttaatttggATTTTATGTATCAAAGTACCGGTAATGCTGATCTATTGATTCCTCCGTGGGGGGTCAATTAAAGAGAAGACTATGCTTGCTATGAAGGAAAGTTCAACTTCTATTGGTTGTGACACACATCGTGTAAagttttttctctgcatttaaCGCATCCCCTGAGGGAGTGGCGACTGACAGCCACGCGTCTATTTGACTGTTTCGCCTCTcaattcaaccttttttttttcttgatatgATTCAGcagtggatttgaacccacaacctcccATTGTCTGAATCCCCTCAATACTCATTAACCCCCAAAAGACAACATAGTGTCCTGCATTTTAATACACATACTCACTATTGTTTTTGGAATGTTAAATATCATgttaacccaaaaaaaaaaaaaaagtatgaaaattTTACGAAGATTTTttgtgaatccactgtgttctgataatGAAAATTTGGATGatatataaaaaattgtttataaTTGCTAAAtcacaatgcattatggtctatatttgccaatctagtgagcatcatgcaaactggtttttcgcagagacttctgggaaatttccaggctACCGAGTATCGTAATAAAAGATTTGAACACcctaaaaaaaaggcttatcaCTTTATGTAGTGGTCTGAGTAAGGAGGGAATTTGAGACACAATCCAAATGTCAGAACAGACACTCAGCCACTTAGCCACTAACTAACTCACTAAAAAAATGCCCATTATTATCATTTCATGATGTAAAATGGAATACACGAGGGAACCTGTGGTAAGTACGTCTCTGAGTTCTTATTGCTTCCTGcaaagtgaagaaaaacaaatagacTTTTAAACATTAATCCTCCTCTAATTGCCCTTTCAGAGAAGAAAACTACAAATTACATAAAAGGtgttgaaatgaaagaaatgcttTTCTGTGAGGTGTTAATAATCCTCCTAAAGGGAAAATTACCTATTTGCACAGTGCACCAAATCacatttatttagctttttcatATAAACCTATATTGAAAAATCAATTAATGAATAAACAAATCTATATTTAAGAATCTTAAGAGGCttgcacaaaagaaaagttgCACCCAAATGGTTTGCAGAAGTCATTATTGGTGTTTTAATGTCTTTAAACCATAATGGAAATCTTCAGGGAAAACTAAATCTTTGATTGTTTCCTCTTAAGCTGCTTTTgatccttttgttttccaattttACACAAGATTCCCATTCATAGCATTGAAAACACCACATCGATTTATTCCCAAATGAGCTTTCATTcaatttttctgcaaaaacaactTTATCTGTAGATGCAACAAATGTGATTAGTGTCCATTTTTGGAAGCATTTCTGATTGGTTTATGGGCTCAAGTCTAGAGTTTCAACAACAATCTTGTGTTATGCAATCAAGTGATCAATATCcagcagggggaaaaaaaatcctattgaTGGCTCCATCTCATGCCCTTCTGGCTTTGGGAGGAGTGAAAAGGACGCATGAGTCCAAAGACTTCCACTCttcagttttttaaagattctgaaatatgtgtccataaaaacaaattagttCCCACAGTTGTAaagaaagtacagaaaaacCAGAGTAACAGAAGGACATAAccatttatttacattaaatGAAATGCCTCTAAAGGAAtacaacagagttttagggccaccaaaaaagtaaaattatgagatttaaagtcgtaaatttgtgtgaaaaaaatcgtgtaaatttacgagattaaagccGAAGTAAGCAGcaacgctgaagttggcttcctgTTCACAGCTTCCAATTGGCGAGGGAACTGAACGAAACAATCCACTGCATTTTTGACACCAAGACCAACTAGGActgggtcctgttcaaaaaccaccaaacctggactgctcaaaccagGAATCATTTATGATTTAGAAagtaaagaatacattaaacacagtttctgactCGTGAAACCGTCATCCGATTCGTGAAAATGTGTAATTGGACGATTTTagcgcattttacgcactgacaCTGCCTAAGACCAGGTCCTATTGAAAAACAGCTtaagcttcacaaaatgctcaacatctttcatcttcaagctaggctccgataaacagacaactttggtgtttttccttgttaatctatgactttttctcgtaaatttacgacttaataATTGTAATCAAAATAATTATGTTTGTAAACGGGCCTTAAACTCCATTGTAAAAGGAGGAACCATTGCATGTCTAACATTTTCCTTTCTCCTCTGCAGCTTTTACCCACAGATCCCCCGAAGAAGCCGGACCCCATCACTTCAGAGTCAGTCGTTTTCTGGGGGCTGCGATTATGGCAGGTCATTGGCATCTTTGCAATGTTTGCTTTGGCAATCGGTTAGTATGTTCACtggaagaaaatgtgttttatactGATGATAGTATAAACAGAAATCAAACATTTCGTCCAAAAAACAccgattttcacattttagcctaaaaattgaaataaatacacagaaatccaagattaaaaaaagttccgacttgtagaaaaaaatttgttcattttgtgaGATGGAATCACAATGCAGCAAAATTTGTGGCACtaaagaaaattttgttttatttgtcagtAAAATCCTTGTTCAAAAGATACAAATTCCGATTAAAGGTTTGATAAAGCAAACATAATTGACATGATTCCTTCATTCCTATAGCATAAATGTCCACTCATGCTGCTGGTTTTCCCCCAAACAGCGGGTAAATGTTGAGTCTGCTGGAGGTGAAAGGTCAGCACCTGAAGGTTTTCACTGAGAGACAGAAGCAAACTTCAGTGTTGATGCAAAGTCTAAGTTTCACAGTCAGCAGATTGTTTCTTGTCCGATGGAATCAGCGCTCGTGTTTCAGTCGCCCCTGAGGCTTCACATAACGAATGAGTGCTTAACGCTGAAGAACCTGTTTGCACAGTTAACACCAGGTGGTGACCAGCAGCCTTATCAGATCAAAATGAATGTGatctctgtttgtttgtttgttttttaccaacCCTAACATTGAAAAAGTAATTATTTCCATATTGATCACTTACAGGCCCAtcagacattttaataaattaacctgtaaagcccactgcatcaaagaattgacagaagaTTCAAATTATTTGGGAATAATataaaccctttgatgaaatccacaataATATTTTGcagtatcatttttttatgagaTGTAGATAGTATCAATTTGCGAAACATTTGGGTTGTTTGGTAAGTGTTGCTTGAAGCAATGATAGTGTAAGAAAAAAGtaccttatttacccactgtaAGACATTACATATGCATTTTCTACAACTTGttgcacacatttttaatttggtttAACGGTATAGTAAGGAATATTGCATTTTGCATTCTTTCAGTACAGCAAGTAGTCATCAAAATAACACAGAGGAGTTTGACTAAAAATGAACCAAAGGCCAACAAGAGGCCTTCatctctgtttgctcagctgttgaacaggacaagttagaagaagaaaaaaaatgagcaaaacttTTCTTGTCAAATTTGAGATTTCATGCAAGCAGCCGTTTCAAATGAGCCGGATAAAcccttctactgcctctagtggagtGACGATGAACTGCAGGGCAGAAACTACTGTgggtttttaaccctttaacaaaaGAGACAGTGACATCTAAATAATGAACGCTATTTGACATAAATCTGACGCgaagcacaaagctgcttttctctgtgacacaatcagctgatttacatagATTGTGTAAAAACGTTACTACTGTGAAGTGTTGAATAACAGCGCAAGGCGgtttttctgtgcttcagaatccgctggaattacgttaattgggTTGAAGTGTACCAGTCGTTAAAAGAATGTCGACATTGGAGCTAAACCTGTGGTTAATTCAAATAAGACAGGGGTTTGCGGAACACCTGCatcaaatataatatatatggtTATATTGGGTCAAAACGTTTCTTTGATTCATCTTTGAATTATCTAAATGCATTTGTTTTACATGAAGTATTCAAATCAAATACAAGTggtaatttttacattttaacttcAGCATGATGAAGAATTTCCTTTACCAGTCTAAGACTTGAACTTCCGTCACATTAAGTCAGATAGGATCAGTCTAATGCCAAGAACCTTAAGAGGACTTTTTATCTAAAAGAAGTTTCTATGACCACTATCTTGTTAGTagttacaaatatattttttcaaagaagaaaaacatttaagcgATAAATCATTCTAACAGGTAATAGAATGATAGAAAGAAATTCACACAATTTTACATGGTAATATTTAATGCAATCCTTTTCAATTATGCAATAAATTtacattattaatattttaaaagctttataaATTATTGACAAATTAAATGACCACATGTTGGATGTGTAAATAGCaatgcaactttttttaaattggttttcttttaaagaaacatagaaaaataacaaacagaTGAATATTTTTCTTGCCTTGACTGTACATGTAACGACTTGATAGAAAAAGCCTAATCAATTTTAAATTGGTTTTAATCAATGCAAAATGACTTTCTGACAAATGACCAAATCATTAAAGGATTCATCTATTTCACGTTGAAGTAAACTAACCAgctgttcattttctttctgcttctctTAGTTATCACGCTCTGCTGTATTTTTAAGTGCCGCATCCCGAGGACTAAAAAGGAAATTGAGGCGCGGCACGCTCAAAGACAAGCTGCCAAGAAATATGCCAACACATTAGAGACAGTGCCACCTCTCAACGAGCTGACGGAGATCCCAGGATGTAAGTAACTCACACTGATATCCTTCACAACCTCATATGTCTAAACTGGACTGGAAATACTAGATTTAACCTCATGGTGACTTTTGAAACAAGGATCTTCTCTTTTGTCCTTCTTTACACCCtttagtatttgttttttttttttttttttttttaatggagaaaatagaaaaaacattcaTCACTTTTGTCCACACCATGGATTTGAGGAGAtttcatttttgtgctttttttagtttttgtaaatatatatatacatatgtacttttttttggcCATTGTTAACTCTAAGTTAACTCTAAATAACTTGAACCTGAAGAAAACTCTTCCTGAGCTCTCCACGgttaacctttttatttacattgaaGGACAACAAAAACCTATCTGAATCAAAGTCTagatataatgtttttttttctttacacgtGTTTATTTTAATACTTGACCACAAACAAGTGTTTCTTTCCTCTAATAAGGTCCAGAGGACCTATCAAATGTTTAGGGCAGATTTCCTGCCTTGTATCTCAGTGTTTGTTCTTTTATCTCATAAAACAACCTTTAAGTTCTTCTGCAGTCTTTGAAACTGCTGATCTAAACTTCCTTTCCTCCTCTATCctcctcttttccttttcctctccTCCAGCGGTGCCAGATGCCTCTGCAGTGCCAACTGTGTCTGAGCAGGTTCAGGCTCAGAGTGCTCACAGCAGCCCGCCTTCAGTACTTAGTGTCGGCGAGGAGCAGCCCAGCTCGCTGTCTTTGCCAGAAACAGAATgatattttcctcttttccaccttctCTTATCTTCCTTCAAACATTCCTCTCTGACTAAGCCGCTTTAGAAAACATGGGCTTTGCGGTGACAGTCCCTCCCTAAAGTCCCCTTTGTGCATTTATCACACATGCTTTCATCTCGTCTAGCATTCAGTCCACTCGGGACCAGATGCATGAATGATGACTTAACGCAGAAACCATGCACAGACCTGCACAAACTCCTATTCCAGAAAAGACAGAATAGAGTCATGGGTATTATCTGTCACTGCTGTGCAAATTTCACACTTGCTGTGATCTTACAACCTTTTCTGACAGCAGTCATCTGTTTCCCcagatgttagaaaaaaaaaaacatgttttggggTCCAAATACATGTCCAGTGCTTATGattcattaaaatattttgcACAGCTCTTTAAATcaagtgaaaaagaaacaaattaacAACCATGTTTTTCTGCGAACAAAGGTTTAAGGCACAcaatacatacattttgtgcatattgcactgAGGAAAATTGGTCACACGTGAATATgtatggaaaaaggaaaaaattgtgGTCTCTACATGGAAATGTGATGTATTACGAATAAATCACGTTAAAATCCCgaaagaagtacgaataaaccacgcaaagaacacgtaaatcaacatagaacatgaacgGTGTGATTATTTAGCTGTGTTTATATGCAACTGATTACTTATTGGTGCGTTGATTACGTAATTCTAATCTGACATGTGTGCTGTATGTGCAATGTAAAAGTTATCCATttgtggtacatgcgtgaaaagtttGTTGTgtccaattgtgcaagttctccctctTAAAAATAGGAGAGAGGCCTGTTATTTTCATCATAGTTATGCCACAACGATGGCAGACAAAGTGCGagagaaaatccagaaaatcacattgtctaatttttaaagaatgtatttgtaaattatggtggaaaagaaATATTTGGTCGCCTACCAACAAGCACGATTtgtggctctcacagacctgtaacgtcttctgtaagaggatactttgtcctccactcgttacctgtattgatgacacctgtttgaactggttgtCTATTCATGACACCTGttcacaacctcaaacagtcacactccaaaccccactatggccaagaccaaagagctgtcaaaagacaccagaaaccaaattgttgacctgcaccaggctaggaagactgaatctgcaacagttaagcagcttggtgtgaagaaatcaactgtgggatcaattattaggaaatggaagacgtacaagaccactgatgatctccctccatctggggctccctgctagatctcaccccgtggggtcaaaatgatcacaagaacggtgagcaaaaataccagaaccacacgggggaccTAATGAATGACctgctgggaccaaagtaacaaaggctaccatcagtaacacactacaccaccagggactcaaaccctgcagggccagacgtgtccccctgcttaagccagtacatgtgcaggcccgtctaaagttagctagagagcatttggatgatcctgAAGatgattgggagaatgtcctgtgGTCGGATGAAACCATAATGGAACTTATTGGTTAGAATTCTACtcatcgtgtttggaggagaaagaatgctgagcagcatccaaagaacaccagacctactgtaaagcatcgaggtggaagcatcatgctttgaggttatttttcagcaaagggacgagtacgactgatccgtgtaaaaaaaagaatgaatggagcCATGCATGGTCAGATTTTGAGAGAAAAACCTCCTTCAGCAAGGGCATTAAAGTTGAAACGTGGGTGGgcctttcagcatgacaaccatcccaaacacactgccccgGTAATGAAGGggtggcttcataagaagcacTTCAAGGTCCCGAAGTGGCCCAgtcagtctccagatctcaaccctttagaaaatctttggagggagttgaaagtctgtgtacAGATCTGGTGGAGATCTGGTGGAGATcttcatggaggaatggaccaaaataccagcaacagtttgtggaaaccttgaagacttacagaaaacatttgacttctgtcattgccaacaaagggtatataatataatatagtaTAGTATAATATAGTATAATATAGGGTATTTTTCCACCACAATTTACAAacacattctttaaaaatcatacatcaatcatttttttttctttcattttgtctctcatagctGAGTTATGCCTATGATGAAAATAACAGGCCTCTCTTATCAGTAGGAGAACTGGCACAATTGacggctgactaaatacttcttTAGCCCACTGTCCATCAAACAGTTGTGGAAAGCCATAAATTTGCAGATGCATCTCATAAAAAACCACGCACAATTGCACACATTTTGCTTAATGATTGTGTAGAAAACTATGTAAATTATGCGTAAACTGTGTAATTGTCAACCAAGGAATTCCTAACAGCTTGACACCGAACACACGTAAAGACCCTCGATGCACATCTGCACACACACTCCTATTCCTGATGGCTTGTGAAGATACAAGTTCACTCCATTTTGT
Coding sequences:
- the tmie gene encoding transmembrane inner ear expressed protein isoform X1, whose product is MVGEQPVCPPQLLLRGWGTVLLSQCLPSVFSQIPDPELLPTDPPKKPDPITSESVVFWGLRLWQVIGIFAMFALAIVITLCCIFKCRIPRTKKEIEARHAQRQAAKKYANTLETVPPLNELTEIPGSAKPEAKEEVPTVSGKVDADKGEKKSKGGKKEGKDAKEGKGEEKEAPTKKREEKSEKGASKKEAGEGKGKKGEKGGNAGAKGAGRKAQK
- the tmie gene encoding transmembrane inner ear expressed protein isoform X2, which produces MVGEQPVCPPQLLLRGWGTVLLSQCLPSVFSQIPDPELLPTDPPKKPDPITSESVVFWGLRLWQVIGIFAMFALAIVITLCCIFKCRIPRTKKEIEARHAQRQAAKKYANTLETVPPLNELTEIPGSVPDASAVPTVSEQVQAQSAHSSPPSVLSVGEEQPSSLSLPETE